From a region of the Lactuca sativa cultivar Salinas chromosome 4, Lsat_Salinas_v11, whole genome shotgun sequence genome:
- the LOC128133384 gene encoding uncharacterized protein LOC128133384 produces MRCVIGSGSGSGPGSGEGGQGAPIAPEAIGQMRPDEMDDRIREILHDEVAAMFWSEFPEMFGSIKTAMVEYFVDGYATLSEAAATAATIAVSTIGLGAGQVFQYQDFDNMNPLTFDGTQDPIKAMSWLADMEGCFFTCLCPTDQKDRCALNLLRSGAKDWWRLMIGSYSDEHRAVVTWDQFWDIFHARYIPRVEREWLAQEFLELRKDQETVMDITRMFTERAMFCPKFASEQAQMTRYMSMLKTDICQFVATQRCDTLLELQEAAR; encoded by the coding sequence aTGCGATGTGTGATTGGATCTGGTTCAGGATCAGGACCAGGATCAGGAGAGGGCGGACAGGGGGCACCGATAGCGCCCGAGGCTATTGGCCAGATGAGGCCGGATGAGATGGATGATAGGATCCGGGAGATCCTGcacgatgaggttgctgctatgttctggTCCGAATTTCCGGAGATGTTCGGTTCTATTAAGACCGCTATGGTGGAGTATTTTGTTGATGGCTATGCAACCCTCTCTGAGGCGGCTGCCACAGCAGCTACAATAGCTGTATCGACGATAGGGTTGGGAGCCGGTCAGGTttttcagtatcaggacttcgacAACATGAATCCCCttacttttgatgggactcaggacccCATCAAAGCCATGAGTTGGCTGGCTGacatggagggatgtttcttcacatgcttgtgtcctactgaccagaaggatAGGTGTGCCCTTAACTTGCTGAGGtccggggcaaaggactggtggaggttgatgattGGGTCTTATTCGGACGAGCATAGAGCTGttgttacttgggatcagttctgGGATATATTCCACGCTCGCTACATTCCTCGAGTCGAGCGGGAATggttagctcaggagtttctggAGTTGAGAAAGGATCAGGAGACGGTGATGGATATCACtcgtatgttcactgagagggcgatgttttgcccgaaGTTTGCTTCTGAGCAAGCTCAAATGACTCGTTatatgagcatgctcaagacggatatttgTCAGTTTGTGGCGACCCAACGTTGTGATACGCttctggagttacaggaggccgccaggtAG